The genomic DNA CTCGTCGGGAAAAGCGGCGTTGACGCTCATCCTCAAGGCGTTGGCCACGGGCAGTAGGCGACAGCGAGTCGTGATTCCGGCCTACACCTGTTTTTCCGTGCCTTCGGCCATCGTCAAGGCCGGCCTGGAGGTGGTCTTGTGTGACGTTGATCCGGAGACGTTGGATTTCAAGTTCGACGAGTTGAAATCCCTCGTGGATGGCGATGTCCTCTGTGTGCTGTCCACACATTTATTCGGGTTCACGGCGGATGTGGCCCGCACCAAGCAGTTGTGCCGCGAACAGGGGGTCGTGGTCGTCGAAGATGCGGCTCAGGCGATGGGCGCGCAGTCGAGCGTGGGGCAGGCCGGCACAATGGGCGACGTGGCATTCTTTAGTCTTGGCCGGGGAAAGAATCTCACTTCAGGAACAGGAGGAATCATTCTGAGTTTCTCGCCCGCGATCACGGAGTTGGTTGAGGCCGAATACCGGCAAGTACCGGAGCCGCCGGTTCATGAGACTATTTGCAACTGGATCGAAACAGTCCTCATGAGGGTATTCATCCATCCCGGCTTGTACTGGTTCCCCGCTGGATTGCCCTTCCTCGGTCTTGGCGAAACGAAGTTTTACACCGATTTTCCCATCTTTCGTATGGATGAGCTACGGGCCTGCTTACTGCACGGCTGGAGCGATCGCCTGGATCAAATGAACCGAGAGAGAAGGGCGACAGCGCGTCGTCTGATGGAAGACTTGGGATTGGATGGACGGGACGTCAGGACGTCGGCCTTTTCCGAGAGCGCGTATCTCAGGCTGCCGTTGTTGATGCGGGACCGCTCCGCTAAAGCATCGGCTTGCAAGAGGAGTCGGGAAGTCGGCGCCGGAATCAGCCCCAATTATCCGACGACCATTCAGGACATCCCGCAGCTCGCGGATCGAATCGCGGTCCGACCGGTTCCAGGAGCGCAGGATATTGTGGAACGTCTGGTGACGGTGCCGACCCATCGCTTCGTGGAGCAGCAGGACATACGGAAGCTCGATCGTATTCTGTGTGGCGAGGGTTCGGATCCCGCCGTCCCTCTTCACGGACGCGCGACAGC from Nitrospira sp. includes the following:
- a CDS encoding DegT/DnrJ/EryC1/StrS aminotransferase yields the protein MKIQRTLPPTAALIPLQHLLRAPLGLFSGVKYRNQLKEGLRDRFSAHAVFLLSSGKAALTLILKALATGSRRQRVVIPAYTCFSVPSAIVKAGLEVVLCDVDPETLDFKFDELKSLVDGDVLCVLSTHLFGFTADVARTKQLCREQGVVVVEDAAQAMGAQSSVGQAGTMGDVAFFSLGRGKNLTSGTGGIILSFSPAITELVEAEYRQVPEPPVHETICNWIETVLMRVFIHPGLYWFPAGLPFLGLGETKFYTDFPIFRMDELRACLLHGWSDRLDQMNRERRATARRLMEDLGLDGRDVRTSAFSESAYLRLPLLMRDRSAKASACKRSREVGAGISPNYPTTIQDIPQLADRIAVRPVPGAQDIVERLVTVPTHRFVEQQDIRKLDRILCGEGSDPAVPLHGRATADQSRHRPCVEPLR